Sequence from the Burkholderia sp. GAS332 genome:
CGGAAAATCCGAAGAGAGGGCGCGTCCGTACCATCTCGACCGATTTATGCCGTTTGAATGGCCGCGGCGCGCGGCGAGCGATCAAGGGTTCGCATCAGGCAGAGCCCGGCCAGTTTGAGACGTTCGGCCCAGCCGGCTAGATCGTTGACATCGGCGGACGAACAGTAGATTGCGGCCATCATTTACCGGCCCGCACGGCTATTTGATTGGAGCCCATAAGTACGACTTCGAGAGTCGGCCCAATTTGATCGTATGGCATGCAGGCCTGAATCTGCTTGAATTTCAAGCGCACCATCGGAAGCGGACCCGCTTACTTGTCTGTGTCCAGCAACGTCTCGGCGGTGATGACGGTGCAGTATTCCGGGTCTAGATTGGCAAGCGACATCGCGTGCACGTCTTCCGCGCTTCTCAGGTTGCCGTTCCAGTCCTTTCGATCAAACGTGAAGCAGCAATCGGCTACGAGGTAGGTTGAGAAGCCCAGGTTGCCGGCCATACGAACCGTCGCCTCGACAGAATTGTAAGGTGCGCGGATCGATGCGATCGGCGGTGTGAACGCCTGTGGGAAGGCCAATGACGGTCTTGCCGGTCATCGTCACCGCGCCTGCCAGTATGCGGGCGCCATCCCGCATTTTGGCGGCGTTAAGGCGGACCGGGGCAAACGCGGCCAACCGCGGTTTGATCTGCAGGGCGATCATCCGCTGCAGCACTTCGAAACGGCTGCCGAGCCGATGATCGGCGATCCAGACGCCAATCAGCGCCTTCAGGTCGAAGGGACGCTCAGCGAGGGTCAGCAAGTTAGCACGCTTCACCGCTTCGACGAAGTCGGTGACGTCGCTCACGCCATAATGGCCGGCGAACAGCGCGATCTCGTCCTCCGAAAGGCCGACAAGCCGGTACAGCTTGAGCGTAGGGTCGCTCTCGCGGCTCGTGTTGTCATCCTCCCCGTCGGGCGCCGGCTCGCCATAGGGCAGGTGCTGTTCGATCAGCGTCTGGTCGGGTAGCGCCCGCCAAGCATCCTCGCGGCTGGTGATGAAGATGCGCGCGCGATCCAGCGCGGCGTATATCTTAGCGCCGAAGATGCGAACCGCATCCTCCAGCGCGCGTGGCGTCTCCAACTGAGCCTCGTCGACCGAGTCGATGAAGAACCAAGCCTCGTCCGTTGAGGTGAGCCAGGCGGCGAATTCAGCCGCCGTGCCAACCTCGAACGACTGGTCGAAGGTCGCGTCGATCTTCTCGATCCGGATGAAGAAGGCGTGGCGGCCACGCTCCTTGATCCGACGCGCACGCGTCTGGGCTTCGAATGTCTTGCCGGCGCCTGGATCGGCAATTATCAGAACGCGGAACTGATCCTCAATTTCATGCCATCGCTGAGGCCGGCCCCCCGGGCATGAGAAAGTCCCATTCCTTCGAACGAGACGACATCGGCGAAAACCGCCGGATGAGCTCAACGATCTTCTCTGTCATGTCCGCGATCCCGCGTTGGCAGGGTAGAGATTGGGAAACCAGCGCTCGGCCACGTCGACAGGAAAAGCCAGCCGCAGGGGCGCGCGGTGGGTCGCTGCGGTCAGCATTCCCCGGTCGACCAGCCCCGCCGTGACATTGCGCGCACCGCGCTCCTCGTAGCCGGTAAGCGTAGGAATCTTCGAACGCTCGACCTCGCCACGCATCACTGCTTCGCGCAGTACTGCAAAGCTGCCACGGTGCAGTCGCTTCGCCCGCACCTCCTCTTCGAGGTGGATTTCGATGCGCGTCAGCAGCGTCGCCGGATCGAGCAGCCCGCTCATGAAACGGATCTGATCGACTGAGCGATCAAGGAAAAATTTACAGAATTCGATCAACCCGCGCTGAGTCAGATTGCCACGCCCGTCGAGGTCGCCTTCGCGCGGCCTGTCGGCCTGCGCGAGCAACGCTTTGTAGCGTGCCTCATCGCGCGCCAAGCCTCGCGCCACTGACCAAAGACTGGTTCCGACCTCGAGCCGTTTGAACAAGGCGTGGGACATCAGCCGCGCGACTCGGCCATTGCCGTCGAGGAAGGGGTGAATCCAAAGCAGGCGATGATGGACGGCGCCGACAGTCTGAAGTTGTCGGGCTCTGCTGAGCGGTGGCGATCCATAGGCCATATCGAAACGCGACATGAAGCGAGGCAGGTCTTCGTGCGGCGGCGGAATGTGCCGGCCGACCTGCACGTCTCGCTTGCGCCATTCGCCGGGAACGATCTCGATCCGCGCGCCAGTCTTCTCGTCGGCAACAAACAGCATCTCCGGCGGTAGCCGTGAGCAAAACTCTTCATGCAACCACGACGCATAAGCCGCGGACGCCGGCCAGGCATCGGGATCACGCCCAGTATCGATCAACCGCTGAACGTGAATATGCGCGACCGCTTCCTTCTGCAGGTCGCGCTTCTTGGGTTCGGTCGAAAAGTCGTTGGCAAGAGCCCGGTCGATGTCGCGCGGATGGGTGTCGTGACCTTCGATCAAATTGGAGTAGTAGCAATTCATGGAGCGGACAAGGTCACCGATCGAGCCTAGCAAGATGGGATGAATTCGGCCCGCTAGTCGATTCGCTTCTGCAACGAGCGCCAGCATGTCATCCTCGAGAAGTCGAGACGATGATTCTTCGGGAACCATCGGTTCCATGCTTGTCGTATCCATGACGTTAGTGTACCGGATAGCATGCCGGATAGACAATGGATTTTTTATAATAAAATCAGTGGCATTTAGACCAAATCGGCGCGATTGAACCGGATGACATGCCGGTTGATTTACCGGTTTGTGAGTGAAATAGGATGTCACGCGACGTGCGGCTGATCCCTTGCTTTCGATCTGCCGCAAAGGCATATGGACCCTGCCCGATCGGTAAGCTCGACGATGGGGCCGCCGGTTTGAAGGCGCTTGATGCTTGTGGTGGCTTTTCCATCGTTCAGACGCCGACGGACTACGCGGCGCCAGACCGACCGACGGCCGCGCATGAAGCCGTGTTCGTGGATGTCGTCGCTCCGATGAATGCAATTCCCGCCTCGATCTTCGACGCACTAACAGTGCAGGTGCCGAAAGGGTCCTGATCGTTCGATCAGAGCCGCGACGATTACCTTGAACGTCAATTCCACTCTTGTAAGAGACATTGAATGACCGACCACTGACCGTCCGAGAAGGGTCGTGCGGTCCCACGAGGCGCTCTAAAGCGGCCATTCGCTGTCGGCAGGAGATGCCCCGTTGCGAATGACCACAATGGCCGAACTCTCGTCTTCCGATGCGACTAAACGAACGTCCGTTGTACCTTGGAAGCCGCCCTATATGTTGCGCTGGGTCGACCGGGCGCAGTGGGTCGGTTTATACCACGCGCCTGAAACGATGCCCGATCAGTTCCTGTCATTCGATACGAGCAGCCAATTGTTGACAATCAGCGCATGTTCGATTCGGACGCGAGCTGAGGTCACGGTGGTGTAGATGGCGGGGCGAACGCAAGCTGCTGCGCGCGTGACGTTCGGTCATAAGGGTTTGTACTTATATCTACAACATTGTTTTGTTCTGCAAGTACTTAAT
This genomic interval carries:
- a CDS encoding Fic family protein (manually curated), whose product is MDTTSMEPMVPEESSSRLLEDDMLALVAEANRLAGRIHPILLGSIGDLVRSMNCYYSNLIEGHDTHPRDIDRALANDFSTEPKKRDLQKEAVAHIHVQRLIDTGRDPDAWPASAAYASWLHEEFCSRLPPEMLFVADEKTGARIEIVPGEWRKRDVQVGRHIPPPHEDLPRFMSRFDMAYGSPPLSRARQLQTVGAVHHRLLWIHPFLDGNGRVARLMSHALFKRLEVGTSLWSVARGLARDEARYKALLAQADRPREGDLDGRGNLTQRGLIEFCKFFLDRSVDQIRFMSGLLDPATLLTRIEIHLEEEVRAKRLHRGSFAVLREAVMRGEVERSKIPTLTGYEERGARNVTAGLVDRGMLTAATHRAPLRLAFPVDVAERWFPNLYPANAGSRT